Proteins co-encoded in one Deinococcus aerius genomic window:
- the lnt gene encoding apolipoprotein N-acyltransferase, with protein sequence MPSLPSVGLGAALALTAVPHAWSALTPLPLAALLWWVSTPQAPRAVAARLFWGMTAFFSLHLLFLPLSFAQLFGVAGALLFPALFVLEGAFYALLGLLVARLTPTFLGRVWGLAFGWVVLEWLRHLGPFAFPWGTLGYTLLPTPLIQVADLGGVLLASLLVTTLAAALASLARQEARPLALALPVWGLALVYGLTRPEPPPPTHRALLVQGNLDPLDKVAGRADPLPIYARLSGAAAGAVAVWPETAISGDDLGRLPDQPLLIGVARPAQNRVEAWDGGLMGAYDKRRRVPFAEYFPLRTPLAPLYERVFRALGVPDPAGLLPGRLDRPLTLGGVAYGAYVCYESVFPGIARGLVRDGAGVLVNVSNDGWFNAGNGVEQHFQMGRVRAIETRRFLLRAGNIGVTAVIDPRGRVTQALPTRRAGALQARFAAQKGTTGYVRLGDWPVGVAALGLLGVVWGRQRPRSDGTFRR encoded by the coding sequence GTGCCGAGCCTGCCGTCCGTGGGGCTGGGCGCGGCCCTCGCCCTGACCGCCGTACCCCACGCCTGGAGCGCCCTCACCCCGCTGCCGCTCGCCGCGCTGCTCTGGTGGGTCAGCACCCCGCAGGCCCCGCGCGCGGTCGCCGCCCGGCTGTTCTGGGGCATGACCGCCTTCTTCAGCCTGCACCTGCTATTCCTGCCGCTCAGTTTTGCGCAGCTCTTCGGTGTGGCGGGCGCGCTGCTCTTCCCGGCGCTGTTTGTGCTCGAGGGAGCCTTTTACGCGCTACTGGGGCTGCTGGTGGCCCGGCTCACACCCACCTTCCTGGGGCGGGTGTGGGGCCTGGCTTTCGGATGGGTGGTGCTGGAATGGCTGCGGCACCTGGGGCCCTTCGCCTTTCCCTGGGGCACGCTGGGGTACACGCTGCTGCCCACCCCGCTGATCCAGGTGGCCGATCTCGGCGGCGTCCTGCTCGCCAGTCTGCTCGTCACGACCCTGGCAGCGGCGCTCGCCAGCCTCGCCCGGCAGGAGGCCCGGCCCCTGGCGCTGGCGCTGCCCGTCTGGGGGCTGGCGCTGGTCTACGGGCTGACGCGGCCCGAGCCCCCACCACCGACCCACCGGGCGCTGCTGGTGCAGGGCAACCTCGACCCGCTGGACAAGGTGGCGGGCAGGGCCGACCCGTTGCCGATCTATGCCCGGCTCAGCGGCGCTGCCGCCGGAGCGGTTGCGGTCTGGCCGGAGACCGCCATCTCGGGGGATGACCTGGGCCGTCTGCCCGATCAGCCCCTGCTGATCGGCGTCGCCCGCCCGGCTCAGAACCGGGTCGAGGCGTGGGACGGCGGCCTGATGGGGGCCTACGACAAACGGCGGCGGGTGCCGTTCGCCGAGTATTTCCCGCTGCGTACCCCCCTGGCGCCGCTGTACGAGCGGGTCTTCCGGGCGCTGGGCGTGCCCGACCCGGCCGGCCTGCTGCCGGGTCGCCTCGACCGGCCGCTGACCCTGGGCGGGGTGGCTTACGGGGCGTACGTGTGTTACGAGAGCGTCTTTCCCGGGATCGCCCGCGGCCTCGTGCGGGACGGCGCGGGGGTGCTGGTGAATGTGTCCAACGACGGCTGGTTCAACGCGGGGAACGGGGTGGAGCAGCACTTCCAGATGGGGCGGGTGCGGGCCATCGAGACCCGGCGCTTCCTGCTGCGCGCGGGCAATATCGGCGTGACGGCGGTGATCGACCCCAGGGGGCGGGTGACGCAGGCGCTGCCGACCCGGCGTGCAGGGGCACTCCAGGCCCGCTTCGCCGCCCAGAAGGGAACGACCGGGTACGTCCGGCTGGGGGACTGGCCGGTGGGGGTCGCGGCCCTGGGCCTGCTCGGCGTCGTGTGGGGCCGCCAAAGGCCCCGTTCCGATGGGACCTTCCGGAGGTGA
- a CDS encoding DUF4386 family protein gives MSTLQDQDQALARLGGGGALLAGALFLLSLVYVYGVLAGAGLDVEMFEDQARLLPWVAEHARAYTGLWWLTLLSSLALLPAPLALHDRLRPGGRGVSRVAAVAGVGGVVFGLAAPLVLAAASPVLAQSYVQASGETRDAVEVVGGMVGDLALHLRLGSDLLLGVWLALSGGLLLRLRRSAALGTWFLVTAGLAGVVIATKPLGLADLEPFLAPVLSLAYLGLGAALLRGVGASRAAVGPTRPPA, from the coding sequence TTGTCCACGCTTCAAGACCAAGATCAAGCGCTCGCCCGACTGGGCGGCGGCGGTGCCCTGCTGGCCGGAGCGCTGTTCCTGCTGTCCCTCGTCTATGTGTATGGCGTCCTGGCCGGGGCCGGGCTGGACGTGGAGATGTTCGAGGATCAGGCGCGGCTGCTGCCGTGGGTGGCGGAGCACGCCCGCGCCTACACCGGCCTGTGGTGGCTGACCCTGCTCTCCAGTCTGGCGCTGCTGCCGGCACCGCTGGCGCTGCACGACCGGCTGCGCCCCGGGGGCAGAGGGGTCTCCAGGGTCGCGGCCGTGGCCGGGGTGGGGGGCGTGGTCTTCGGGCTGGCCGCCCCGCTCGTGCTCGCCGCCGCGTCGCCCGTCCTGGCGCAGAGCTACGTGCAGGCCTCCGGGGAGACGCGGGACGCGGTGGAGGTGGTGGGGGGGATGGTCGGGGACCTGGCCCTCCACCTGCGGCTGGGGTCGGACCTGCTGCTGGGCGTGTGGTTGGCACTGAGTGGGGGCCTGCTGCTGCGCCTGCGCCGGAGCGCCGCCCTGGGGACCTGGTTTCTGGTGACGGCGGGGCTCGCGGGCGTGGTGATCGCCACCAAGCCCCTCGGTCTGGCCGACCTCGAACCGTTCCTGGCCCCCGTGCTGAGCCTCGCGTACCTGGGCCTGGGCGCGGCGCTGCTGCGCGGTGTGGGAGCTTCCCGGGCGGCCGTCGGCCCCACCCGCCCACCCGCGTGA
- a CDS encoding single-stranded DNA-binding protein, producing MHIEFRSDLGAKVLVDVPDERALEDTLRRYGRLGWTSGEVPPGGYPFPYDNFSDFDWSLIGARKWTSPEGDVLIIHRGQAYKIRELEAVDSRKMKLPAAVKISRGAKSTDLDQVREKADGEFEYVTLAIFRGGRRQERYALPRQGAPAPSAAD from the coding sequence ATGCACATTGAATTTCGCAGCGACCTCGGCGCGAAGGTTCTGGTGGACGTCCCGGACGAGCGGGCGCTGGAGGACACCCTCAGAAGGTACGGCCGTCTGGGGTGGACCAGCGGCGAGGTGCCACCCGGTGGGTATCCATTCCCCTATGACAATTTCTCCGATTTCGACTGGAGCTTGATCGGGGCGAGGAAGTGGACCAGTCCGGAGGGTGACGTTTTGATCATCCATCGGGGGCAGGCGTACAAGATTCGGGAACTGGAGGCGGTGGACTCACGCAAGATGAAGCTGCCCGCGGCGGTCAAGATCAGCCGGGGCGCGAAGAGCACGGACCTGGACCAGGTGCGTGAGAAGGCGGACGGCGAGTTCGAGTACGTGACGCTGGCGATCTTCCGGGGGGGCAGGCGGCAGGAGCGCTACGCCCTGCCTCGGCAAGGCGCACCGGCCCCCAGCGCCGCCGATTAG
- a CDS encoding helicase-related protein, whose translation MASLEILEPGDHGEYGGLCPGGLVYNIEVEGHHNYFAEGILVHNCNKNLFAPPTTFGETPRFLGGGGESQRALDALHKGRFVRERGGRTFAFTASWIKNSPLEVYSMLSMVTDALPGYGLPTGEALMEQYLRIEPDIVTGMDGSVEVKPCVKGFRRLRELKGIISGHVITRSYGDPLVVTRDGQPLKVPSAVAEEVMIDMSEEQAALYRSLRERARTADARAKGPNHPFAILWEMRKLTVDPALLGVRGRNPRFEKIAELALENRASGGKGIVFLSIGEKEGAFARLKALLVEAGYPEHEIAIVSSDTHKSSVARQDLEDDYNFGDLSLILGTDVLGQGFNLQHGTTLIVNADIPWNYEEIRQRVGRGARQGNTAQRVRNVYLLMRGSFDAITYTIMSGKKSWLSQLWLDVDELENTAAGFNGEEMALLLSDDPEQTRREIREKKKTLEDLTGRAALRRNLEVLARVLSVRERVQTVRERADARKNGWTANDHALLTQAREAYGRVRRELDLLGEFSFARLLNYVGELHWIGVLPVHVGLTFVHEGGRVEVTQVSAGAVTVVRETGESTVLNFRQVTGGAGYEASTHPGHYRESLSLGARPTISLPKNAAVHALDARRMSPVPRNPEGVISVSVRGDEVMLHASPDKYTLRSLLITGHVVMHYAVRTEGEHLTVTQVAVLSGDPRVVEGTGKQLVSERFRERLLAIVATALGADPIRDRAHAA comes from the coding sequence CTGGCAAGTCTTGAGATTCTCGAACCGGGAGATCATGGAGAATACGGCGGCCTGTGCCCGGGCGGCCTGGTCTACAACATTGAAGTAGAAGGCCATCACAACTACTTCGCCGAGGGCATTCTCGTTCACAATTGCAACAAGAACCTCTTCGCCCCGCCGACCACCTTCGGCGAGACCCCGCGCTTTCTCGGTGGGGGAGGGGAGAGCCAGCGGGCGCTCGACGCGCTGCACAAGGGCCGCTTCGTCCGCGAGCGGGGCGGCCGCACCTTCGCCTTCACCGCGTCGTGGATCAAGAACAGTCCGCTGGAGGTCTACTCCATGCTCAGCATGGTCACGGACGCCCTGCCGGGCTACGGCCTGCCGACCGGCGAGGCCCTGATGGAGCAGTACCTGCGCATCGAGCCGGACATCGTAACCGGGATGGACGGCAGCGTGGAGGTGAAGCCCTGCGTGAAGGGCTTCCGGCGGTTACGCGAACTCAAGGGCATCATCAGCGGGCACGTCATCACCCGTTCTTACGGGGACCCGCTGGTCGTCACCCGGGACGGCCAGCCGCTGAAGGTCCCGTCGGCGGTGGCGGAGGAGGTGATGATCGACATGAGCGAGGAGCAGGCCGCGCTCTACCGGTCGCTGCGCGAACGTGCCCGGACCGCCGACGCGCGGGCCAAGGGGCCGAACCACCCCTTCGCGATCCTCTGGGAGATGCGCAAGCTCACCGTGGACCCGGCTCTCTTGGGCGTCCGGGGCCGCAACCCGCGCTTCGAGAAGATTGCCGAACTCGCCCTGGAGAACCGCGCGTCCGGCGGCAAGGGCATCGTGTTCCTCAGCATCGGCGAGAAGGAGGGGGCCTTCGCCCGGCTGAAGGCGCTGTTGGTGGAGGCCGGGTACCCGGAGCACGAGATCGCCATCGTGTCCAGCGACACGCACAAGAGCAGCGTGGCTCGCCAGGACCTGGAGGACGACTACAACTTCGGGGACCTCTCCCTGATCCTGGGGACGGACGTGCTGGGACAGGGGTTCAACCTCCAGCACGGCACGACGCTGATCGTGAACGCCGACATCCCGTGGAACTACGAGGAGATCCGTCAGCGCGTCGGACGCGGGGCGAGGCAAGGCAATACGGCCCAGCGGGTGCGCAACGTGTACCTGCTGATGCGCGGGTCCTTCGACGCCATCACCTACACGATCATGAGTGGGAAGAAGTCCTGGCTCTCGCAATTGTGGCTGGACGTGGACGAGTTGGAGAACACGGCGGCGGGCTTCAACGGCGAGGAGATGGCCCTGCTCCTCAGCGACGACCCCGAGCAGACCCGGCGGGAGATCCGGGAGAAGAAAAAGACGCTCGAAGACCTCACCGGCCGCGCGGCGCTGCGGCGCAACCTCGAAGTCCTGGCGCGGGTCCTGAGCGTGCGTGAGCGGGTCCAGACCGTCCGTGAGCGGGCCGATGCGCGCAAGAACGGCTGGACGGCGAACGATCACGCCCTGCTGACCCAGGCGCGGGAGGCGTACGGGCGGGTGAGGCGGGAACTCGACCTGCTGGGAGAGTTCAGCTTCGCCCGGTTGCTCAATTACGTGGGCGAACTGCACTGGATCGGGGTGCTGCCCGTCCACGTCGGACTGACCTTCGTGCACGAGGGCGGGCGGGTCGAGGTAACGCAGGTGAGTGCCGGAGCGGTGACGGTGGTCCGGGAGACGGGGGAGAGCACCGTGCTGAACTTCCGGCAGGTGACGGGCGGGGCCGGGTACGAGGCGAGCACCCACCCCGGGCACTACCGCGAGTCGCTCAGCCTGGGAGCCCGCCCCACGATCAGCCTGCCGAAGAACGCCGCCGTACACGCCCTGGACGCCCGGCGAATGAGCCCGGTGCCGCGGAATCCCGAGGGGGTGATCAGCGTGAGCGTGAGGGGGGACGAGGTGATGCTGCACGCGAGTCCCGACAAGTACACGCTGCGCAGCCTGCTGATCACCGGGCACGTGGTGATGCACTACGCGGTGAGGACGGAAGGCGAGCACCTGACCGTCACGCAGGTCGCGGTGCTGAGCGGTGACCCCCGGGTGGTGGAGGGTACCGGGAAGCAACTGGTTTCCGAGCGGTTCCGGGAGCGTCTGCTCGCCATCGTGGCGACCGCCCTGGGGGCTGATCCGATCCGGGACCGCGCTCACGCGGCTTGA
- a CDS encoding endonuclease domain-containing protein — protein MICSASPLRMEGRSSRQGIIPSLPRQGTLTPVSSPLEKRSMSTSSATHPCGQCRTLISLSKEQRTRVRRGLPVFCGSRCIQLHRHRTKPKPRLPKIQRHCEECAVLFTLNNVQSWKLRTGKATQFFCSKSCRTKHTARTSLKFRASVQAANLARIDELKAQMAEMRRKAAQPEVVARMRETMKARGHKPRIRGGNGQGLTAPQAALWVELWQLTGVEWIPEHPIKTGLRQRGCPRVYKVDLAHPTLRLAVECDGPSHKSLSQQAQDRKKEAILSSLGWQVLRFSNREIMENTAACARAAWSTTLK, from the coding sequence ATGATCTGCTCCGCCTCACCCTTGAGGATGGAAGGCAGATCATCACGACAGGGAATCATCCCTTCTTTACCCCGGCAGGGTACCTTGACGCCCGTCAGCTCACCCCTGGAGAAACGCTCTATGTCGACAAGCAGTGCAACGCACCCTTGCGGTCAGTGCCGGACGCTGATCTCGCTCTCCAAGGAGCAGCGCACCCGAGTGAGGCGTGGGCTGCCGGTCTTCTGCGGGAGTCGGTGCATCCAACTGCATCGGCACCGGACGAAGCCGAAACCGCGTCTCCCCAAGATTCAGCGGCACTGCGAGGAATGCGCCGTCCTGTTCACCCTGAACAACGTGCAGTCCTGGAAGCTGCGCACCGGAAAGGCGACGCAGTTCTTCTGCAGCAAGTCCTGCCGCACGAAGCACACGGCCAGAACCAGCCTGAAATTCAGGGCCAGTGTGCAGGCCGCCAACCTTGCCCGGATCGACGAGCTCAAGGCGCAGATGGCGGAGATGCGCAGGAAGGCCGCCCAGCCGGAAGTGGTGGCCCGGATGCGCGAAACGATGAAGGCGCGGGGTCACAAGCCCCGGATCCGCGGAGGCAATGGACAGGGTCTGACGGCGCCGCAAGCAGCCCTCTGGGTGGAACTGTGGCAACTGACGGGCGTGGAATGGATTCCGGAGCACCCGATCAAGACGGGCCTGAGGCAGCGGGGCTGCCCACGGGTCTACAAGGTGGATTTGGCGCATCCCACCCTGCGCCTTGCCGTCGAGTGCGACGGGCCGTCACACAAGTCGCTTTCCCAGCAGGCTCAGGACCGAAAGAAGGAGGCGATACTGTCCTCACTCGGCTGGCAAGTCTTGAGATTCTCGAACCGGGAGATCATGGAGAATACGGCGGCCTGTGCCCGGGCGGCCTGGTCTACAACATTGAAGTAG
- a CDS encoding vWA domain-containing protein translates to MLTLPRQAPAVQWHRQLAWRTYVQELFRLVSRRRDFTTEFRRLPFTAGVLPEQRRLLLDPALLSVPPLGVRFDPGDEYGRRVTLLRSIASHEGGHVVFSGRKPEEQRLGWLWNALEDERMERLVMRRFPELCADFDFLGDVLWLGDHRPQVDLQTACLVWRWAHDRPDVPFAVPLELEGLWREQVRPLVEEAWEAHRDDVMEIARAILEVLPEELREEAEPGLGADGGGMSGVQPEEPQQPVRGKGKRGDEETAEAGSGGPGSENPIPEDISRPGTSGAGELPGPPPAPVATAPDRLLLLTEGYARRLAPLLAPPGRPARQEAHRSRGRFRYDRHVQGAERPFRRRVGEDRPVPFLLRLCVDLSTSMSGERLRAAREAAFMLARAAHLARSRLQVIGFTSSAHEIVPPDLPWQEAAARLVGLEAGGGTQLSRGLELALQGCARPDEQEILIVITDGELLPADVRTCGLLLDDQRPYRRTLAVVPILIGESVQFASSYLDLFGAAYPVMTLDEVSRTVQAALTTLRARLRT, encoded by the coding sequence ATGCTCACTCTTCCTAGGCAGGCTCCCGCCGTGCAGTGGCATCGGCAGCTCGCGTGGCGGACCTACGTTCAGGAACTCTTCCGCCTGGTCAGTCGCCGTCGTGACTTCACCACCGAGTTCCGTCGCCTGCCCTTCACCGCCGGGGTGCTCCCCGAGCAACGTCGCCTGCTGCTTGACCCGGCCCTGCTTTCTGTGCCACCGCTGGGCGTCCGCTTCGATCCCGGAGACGAGTACGGGCGACGCGTCACCCTGCTGCGCTCGATCGCCTCGCATGAGGGAGGCCACGTCGTTTTCAGTGGCCGCAAACCTGAGGAACAACGTCTCGGATGGCTGTGGAACGCGCTGGAAGACGAGCGTATGGAACGGCTCGTGATGCGCCGCTTCCCGGAGCTGTGCGCCGACTTCGACTTCCTGGGAGACGTCCTGTGGTTGGGAGACCATCGCCCGCAGGTGGACCTGCAGACGGCCTGCCTGGTCTGGCGCTGGGCCCATGACCGTCCCGACGTCCCCTTTGCCGTTCCTCTGGAACTCGAGGGGCTGTGGCGGGAGCAGGTCCGCCCGCTGGTCGAGGAGGCCTGGGAGGCCCACCGGGATGACGTCATGGAGATTGCCCGGGCCATCCTCGAGGTGCTGCCCGAGGAACTGCGGGAGGAAGCCGAGCCGGGTCTCGGTGCGGACGGCGGAGGGATGAGTGGGGTGCAGCCGGAGGAGCCCCAGCAGCCTGTCCGCGGGAAAGGAAAGCGGGGGGACGAGGAAACGGCGGAAGCGGGAAGCGGTGGACCCGGGAGCGAGAACCCGATTCCGGAAGACATCTCCCGCCCGGGGACTTCCGGCGCCGGGGAACTTCCCGGGCCACCCCCGGCACCGGTCGCGACCGCCCCCGATCGCCTGCTGCTCCTCACCGAGGGCTACGCGCGGCGTCTGGCGCCCCTACTGGCACCCCCCGGCCGTCCCGCCCGGCAGGAAGCGCACCGCTCGCGGGGACGCTTCCGCTATGACCGACACGTGCAGGGCGCCGAGCGTCCCTTCCGGCGCCGGGTGGGTGAAGATCGTCCCGTTCCCTTTCTGCTGCGGCTGTGCGTCGACCTGTCAACCAGCATGTCCGGGGAACGCCTGCGCGCGGCCCGCGAGGCGGCCTTCATGCTCGCCCGCGCCGCCCACCTCGCCCGCAGCCGGCTGCAAGTGATCGGCTTCACCTCCTCCGCTCACGAGATCGTCCCGCCCGACCTCCCCTGGCAGGAAGCGGCCGCACGTCTGGTCGGCCTGGAGGCGGGGGGCGGCACGCAACTCTCCCGGGGCCTCGAACTCGCCCTCCAGGGGTGTGCCCGGCCGGACGAGCAGGAGATCTTGATCGTGATCACCGACGGGGAACTTCTGCCCGCCGACGTGAGGACCTGCGGCCTGCTGCTGGACGATCAGCGCCCCTATCGCCGGACCCTCGCCGTCGTCCCCATCCTGATCGGCGAGAGCGTCCAGTTCGCTTCAAGCTACCTGGACCTCTTCGGTGCTGCCTATCCGGTGATGACGCTCGACGAGGTGAGCCGGACGGTCCAGGCTGCCCTCACCACCCTGCGTGCCCGTTTGCGGACGTGA
- a CDS encoding AAA family ATPase: MSFIDIRDCFERAYRAESPFEGTTRNQEIREEDRAWLRREHASVYAPGLGTAVLKLLTGEVGLWQQSDGSARLRLEEREYNLRVYSAPNGLQSRSWHAGGAPSGSFLGAPLLALAEALTGAGAPQTRQALRKFVRVLMPLGLRYPMPKNALAAATRLPDVRFALHHLTDTLDAETQARLAQGTLSSPTHITPHDRFLSSVNLALLIHPPVHRPAPETPATKLRRLARRGGAALLVGPPGTFKTETAKRVAVEEGLTLVIAKGGPGVEDRDFIGGVYPTEQGPRWVDGPISRAFVAATRGRTLLLIDEALRYHPEALNALQGAMDTVSRAEALAVGIPETMLVGERHHLLPLPNGEHLCCPAENLTWVLTTNLGEDHLQTADRFDGALLSRLDLVIDFEYADEETACTLYRQIGGSERVADLAYAVELVTRDARQGTGVQPVRALDARKTIALVKEVAALLNEGLEEAAALLCACETVVIPHCCARDGDGRLEKDAVEMLTRRIIEEVLEAA; this comes from the coding sequence ATGTCCTTCATCGACATCCGCGACTGCTTCGAGCGTGCCTACCGAGCCGAGAGTCCCTTCGAGGGGACGACGCGCAACCAGGAAATCCGGGAGGAAGATCGCGCCTGGCTGCGCCGTGAGCACGCCAGCGTGTACGCACCCGGTCTCGGCACGGCAGTGCTCAAACTTCTCACCGGAGAGGTGGGGCTCTGGCAGCAGTCGGACGGGAGCGCCCGCCTCCGGCTCGAGGAGCGCGAGTACAATCTCCGGGTCTACAGCGCGCCGAACGGCCTGCAAAGCCGGTCCTGGCACGCGGGCGGGGCGCCCTCGGGTTCGTTCCTGGGTGCCCCGCTGTTGGCGCTCGCGGAAGCACTCACCGGCGCTGGCGCTCCTCAGACCCGTCAAGCCCTCCGGAAGTTCGTGCGCGTCCTCATGCCCCTGGGCTTGCGGTATCCCATGCCGAAGAACGCCCTGGCCGCCGCCACACGGTTGCCGGACGTCCGGTTCGCCCTGCACCACCTGACGGATACGCTGGACGCCGAAACGCAGGCCCGCCTCGCCCAGGGAACCCTGTCGTCCCCCACGCACATCACCCCCCATGACCGGTTCCTCTCCAGCGTGAACCTCGCGCTGCTGATCCACCCGCCCGTGCACCGTCCCGCGCCCGAGACGCCCGCCACGAAGCTGCGCCGCCTCGCCCGCCGGGGCGGCGCGGCCCTGCTCGTCGGCCCGCCCGGCACCTTCAAGACCGAGACCGCCAAGCGTGTCGCGGTCGAGGAGGGCCTGACCCTGGTGATCGCCAAGGGGGGTCCCGGCGTCGAGGACCGCGACTTCATCGGCGGCGTGTACCCGACGGAGCAAGGACCGCGGTGGGTGGACGGCCCGATCAGCCGTGCCTTCGTGGCCGCCACGCGGGGCCGCACGCTGCTGCTGATCGACGAGGCCTTGCGGTACCACCCTGAGGCCCTGAACGCGCTGCAGGGAGCGATGGACACGGTGTCCCGGGCGGAGGCGCTGGCGGTCGGCATCCCGGAAACGATGCTGGTGGGGGAGAGACATCACCTGCTGCCCCTCCCCAATGGTGAGCACCTGTGCTGTCCAGCCGAGAATCTCACCTGGGTCCTGACCACGAACCTCGGCGAGGACCACCTGCAGACCGCCGACCGGTTCGACGGGGCCCTGCTCAGCCGGCTCGACCTCGTGATCGACTTCGAGTACGCGGACGAGGAGACCGCCTGTACCCTGTACAGGCAGATCGGTGGATCGGAGCGGGTGGCGGACCTCGCCTATGCTGTGGAGTTGGTGACGCGGGATGCGCGGCAGGGGACCGGGGTGCAGCCGGTGCGGGCGCTCGACGCGCGCAAGACCATCGCGCTGGTGAAGGAGGTCGCGGCGCTCCTGAACGAGGGTTTGGAGGAGGCCGCGGCGCTGCTGTGCGCCTGCGAGACGGTGGTCATTCCCCACTGCTGCGCGCGCGACGGCGACGGCCGCCTGGAGAAGGATGCGGTCGAGATGCTCACCCGCCGCATCATCGAGGAGGTGCTGGAAGCGGCGTGA
- a CDS encoding ParB/RepB/Spo0J family partition protein — MTLSGHLFSAPLHTEIQMVPVRLIEEPDTQEVNPGIERLGVMQSVLLKLSGHSERPYRIVDGKRRVRSALNYGIEQVPALITDGTRGQIAAASAILNAARSSHPLDEARNWQIALEEGQFGDVKELAAHVRISVQTIRKRLRLLTLPEDLLAHIGVSIAEGVAERMANLAPEYREQAIRAAERRLDAGEKFTAADLKESQTARARDFEESLDTLFGPEPLLAVPRDPLTELVQEVRRLAALGGVELPALVRALARGVPGLNEPSSTPAEPPASPRLTVTHRPGRVNLGLRPSERLP; from the coding sequence ATGACCCTGTCCGGACACCTCTTCAGCGCACCGCTTCACACCGAGATTCAGATGGTGCCTGTCCGCCTGATCGAGGAACCTGACACCCAGGAGGTGAACCCCGGTATCGAGCGGCTGGGCGTGATGCAGAGCGTGCTGCTCAAACTCAGCGGCCACTCCGAGCGGCCTTACCGGATCGTCGACGGCAAACGCCGGGTACGCAGTGCGCTCAACTACGGCATCGAGCAGGTGCCGGCCCTCATCACCGACGGAACTCGCGGGCAGATCGCCGCCGCGAGCGCGATCCTGAACGCTGCTCGCTCCAGTCACCCGCTCGACGAGGCCCGCAACTGGCAGATCGCTCTGGAGGAGGGTCAGTTCGGCGACGTGAAGGAACTCGCGGCCCACGTTCGGATCAGCGTCCAGACCATCCGCAAACGCCTGAGGCTGCTCACCCTCCCCGAAGACCTGCTCGCGCACATCGGCGTCAGCATCGCGGAAGGTGTGGCGGAACGCATGGCGAACCTTGCGCCCGAGTACCGCGAGCAGGCGATCCGGGCGGCCGAACGCCGGTTAGATGCGGGGGAGAAGTTCACCGCGGCCGACTTGAAGGAGAGTCAGACCGCCCGCGCCAGGGATTTTGAAGAGAGTCTCGATACGCTCTTCGGCCCTGAGCCTCTGCTGGCAGTGCCCCGCGACCCCCTGACCGAATTGGTGCAGGAGGTCAGGCGGTTGGCGGCGCTGGGTGGCGTTGAACTTCCCGCGCTGGTCCGGGCGCTGGCGAGAGGGGTGCCCGGATTGAACGAACCATCGTCCACCCCGGCGGAGCCACCAGCATCCCCGCGTCTCACCGTGACTCATCGCCCTGGCCGTGTAAATCTCGGCCTGCGCCCCTCGGAGAGGTTGCCGTGA
- a CDS encoding ParB/RepB/Spo0J family partition protein, whose product MGEVQQLPIDALQPNSRQPRRFFNEESLKALAESLRQEGVLQPLMVRPLEGGHFEIVYGERRWRAARLAGLPSVPVRVRTLTDSQVELLAAVENLQREDLNRYDEVSYKLRLVAALFEITPEEAIRRLKELRRQPGSHPEQVAQLEHLFTQLGREKWPSFVTNGLPALRLPETLVEAVQTGALEYTKALLIARAPQEHHEALLKRTLEEEHSHASLTDVVAQLKPTARGDADAQLLSLRRKISPRRLGKLPQKQRAEAERLIRRLHELLSD is encoded by the coding sequence GTGGGAGAGGTTCAGCAGCTCCCCATAGATGCCCTGCAGCCCAACTCCCGGCAGCCCCGGCGGTTCTTCAATGAAGAGAGCCTGAAGGCGCTCGCCGAGAGCCTCCGCCAGGAGGGCGTCCTCCAGCCGCTGATGGTGCGGCCGCTGGAGGGTGGGCACTTCGAGATCGTGTACGGAGAGCGCCGCTGGCGTGCCGCCCGGCTCGCTGGACTCCCGAGTGTTCCCGTCCGGGTCCGCACCCTGACCGACTCGCAGGTCGAACTCCTGGCTGCCGTCGAGAACCTGCAACGCGAGGACCTCAACCGTTACGACGAGGTGAGCTACAAGTTGCGCCTGGTCGCGGCCCTGTTCGAGATCACACCCGAGGAGGCGATACGGCGCCTCAAGGAGCTGCGCCGCCAGCCGGGGAGTCACCCTGAGCAGGTCGCCCAGCTCGAACACCTCTTCACCCAGCTCGGTCGTGAGAAATGGCCATCCTTCGTCACCAACGGGCTCCCCGCCCTGCGGTTGCCGGAGACCCTGGTCGAGGCCGTGCAGACGGGAGCACTCGAATACACCAAGGCGCTGCTGATCGCCCGCGCTCCGCAGGAGCATCACGAGGCCCTCCTGAAACGGACTCTGGAAGAAGAACACAGCCATGCCTCGCTCACGGACGTCGTGGCCCAGCTCAAACCCACCGCCCGCGGAGACGCCGACGCGCAGCTCCTGAGCCTGCGCCGAAAGATTTCCCCCAGGCGGTTGGGGAAGCTCCCGCAGAAGCAGCGCGCGGAAGCTGAGCGGCTGATTCGCCGACTGCACGAACTCCTGAGCGACTGA